In the genome of Drosophila pseudoobscura strain MV-25-SWS-2005 chromosome 3, UCI_Dpse_MV25, whole genome shotgun sequence, one region contains:
- the sha gene encoding uncharacterized protein sha encodes MWLTKSLPLLLLLASLCPSATPASTPRSPTPQRMRNFNGNSGNSFTRHPPSAGDLVPESLLLEDLQQPHGQLINLTRHHDGDVFHTSGISSACNADTCIGLSSGTAGLLRLSNDGNGHANDGLGQDTATASLAGGQLELLARRLKMQQNRGRGPQPEAEGNEDGGCTCRCLPYLRAYREDLGICVDDIHECSLSPFVSGASSEKIPFVFLPLRGQIIYPSREISFANIHTPVCAVTGAQYLGSNGWSDLRNPIDTDYPFRMFRDEGRSFVQWLGEPELRQKMQGRLIVVHLVCRDMTLALNATTSHGKGEPLMPPRNVHSPCVAFRVNGSPVKYAHNVPEVFFQPANSTTLASISDGMTMREYVVIGICSLLLGLIYVASVFLYLYMKKRKRHSSRHSLDNLANEINYPKNDQVTYGAPFSRVGSIYSANSMGLGNGNDSNGRPNIAGLKEDLGIVKNNPLLQHFPQLGEREHQSGFASDISNSNSECEMEEKIKTSVLVHPQLGKSPKTPNSCNSGQENASQESDDFLQDKECLPTENVAVIEDLMSEEKMENLRAMVNGNVRKKLYFNPAYFEPHLLAEPPQAAIEFLQKIREVIAIAKYKMAAKRYQPSLNIIPEEQQPESSSSPSMYQLSLQQNLSTKSGMGDKRNSIEQWLQSVPNSDSPQQQKTLDRPTPTAAKKNSGSPTKGSPTKGSLRREITAPKERPPPPPMQKAVKAEEGPTSSPSPKPASSRSGPEPEPGKTNANSYESFSSYSMAANVYGFAETGGEIYNNPKFMLADSPAGSMRSSSSRSKSLRKRSDVLDQFAAANSTPTSLTSFDRQHYNMLRNMKPAEIIYDSLKREYGAHIPTPDYDSTIEKKIKDIYSSTQSSIPSVPTPDYSSLSRKSLKQFQPDSPIYRRKSPQYLIVDYETDSLERLEPSKRKSSHSSSSPSSDVSSQLSPSLSTALPLEEELEISHTVYDRLNGFRKEGDLKKRLAGKNPQLVQQRQKEAAARIKYDTPFRGSMTIEVEHEPPSDLERTDSDQFEPDTLDRKPKKQSFCDINAWDGHGRQQQQMSSDSYVDSDYNQINSLPDLSRGSPVSSQAIKPRTASFILKSSHSFRNLREIYESPLVAQESCKCERKPTAEEEGRILTLEAKHSRRQRGMQSSPTHSVVDVAKVNKTTITISSPKPVEKQQDKSRALGHRNPSKANQHYCPPLVQSKRPLPPPPPSQTAGESQTQDEDAYSMHSEVTEVTGVTSEFENSCNNTMSSAISATTEERGYAKQSKEIHGKSQSHKQSHLEADYDAMYNKKINSLRNDYSLTKYLNRRKSHQREEASEPAQERKDNPEPEFTSSNNAKSLKDVDLNQFDALSISSRSNRSSGHLSERTKEMYRNAGVPVGIAYPQRAAANSSGNANQSSVQTVYRCEIEPAQLTAGMQIAIGLKDRAKKAKDLKNAWRKFVTMAANKFSPSQSPAPTYGTKNAAGFLEALDRDEGIATIIENAAQSAGMGHGPGSQNYYEQRFGQLDSGYMSTDSTELYKRNVYDRYNFKMMTGRGQIIRVDTIEDNEEESGPNDSRFEDLEHMVSPGHSRRSPDNVAGDDLSDADSDKTLTRSHSRSHSQANSQELNVRGSTTTMSSYSSEEEAGRGHSTCCGSSETDEETNAEDMWESGAESIETHSVLYKMIRKS; translated from the exons aTGTGGCTCACCAAATCCTTaccgctgctcctcctgctcgccTCCCTCTGCCCATCGGCCACGCCCGCCTCGACGCCGCGATCACCCACGCCGCAGCGGATGCGGAACTTCAATGGGAACAGCGGCAACAGTTTTACCAGACACCCCCCATCCGCTGGCGATCTGGTGCCCGAAAGTTTACTGTTAGAGGATCTGCAGCAACCCCACGGCCAGCTGATCAATCTGACAAGGCATCACGACGGAGATGTCTTCCATACGAGCG GCATCAGCAGTGCGTGCAATGCGGACACCTGCATTGGACTCTCCAGCGGGACGGCGGGTCTGCTGCGTCTCTCGAACGACGGGAATGGACATGCCAACG ATGGACTGGGTCAAGACACGGCCACGGCCTCGTTGGCTGGCGGtcagctggagctgctcgCCCGACGCCTCAAGATGCAGCAGAACCGAGGCAGGGGTCCCCAGCCGGAGGCGGAGGGCAACGAGGATGGGGGCTGCACTTGCCGCTGCCTGCCCTACCTGAGGGCCTACCGCGAGGACCTGGGCATCTGTGTGGACGACATCCATG AGTGCTCCCTGTCGCCGTTCGTCAGCGGCGCCTCGTCGGAAAAGATCCCATTCGTGTTCCTGCCCCTCCGCGGACAGATCATCTACCCCAGTCGAGAGATCAGCTTTGCCA ACATTCACACTCCCGTGTGCGCGGTGACGGGGGCCCAGTACCTGGGCTCCAATGGCTGGTCGGATCTGCGCAATCCCATCGACACGGACTATCCGTTCCGCATGTTCCGCGACGAGGGACGGAGCTTCGTGCAGTGGCTGGGCGAGCCGGAGCTGCGCCAGAAGATGCAGGGCCGCCTCATTGTGGTGCATCTGGTGTGTCGGGACATGACGTTGGCGCTGAATGCCACCACCAGCCACGGCAAGGGAGAGCCTCTGATGCCGCCCCGCAACGTTCACTCGCCCTGTGTGGCTTTCCGGGTGAATGGCAGTCCGGTGAAGTATGCGCACA ATGTGCCAGAGGTCTtcttccagccagccaactCCACGACTTTGGCCTCCATCTCGGACGGAATGACCATGCGGGAGTATGTGGTGATTGGGATCTGcagcctgctgctgggcctcATCTACGTGGCCTCCGTGTTCCTCTACCTGTACATGAAGAAGCGCAAGCGCCACAGCTCCCGTCACTCACTGGACAACCTGGCCAACGAGATCAATTACCCGAAGAACGACCAGGTCACCTACGGAGCACCCTTCAGCCGAGTCGGCAGTATCTATTCCGCAAACAGCATGGGTCTGGGCAACGGAAACGACTCCAATGGCCGTCCCAACATCGCCGGCCTGAAGGAGGATCTGGGCATCGTCAAGAACAATCCCCTGCTGCAGCACTTTCCCCAGCTGGGCGAGAGGGAGCACCAGTCGGGCTTCGCCAGCGACATATCCAACTCCAATTCCGAGTGCGAGATGGAGGAGAAGATCAAG ACCTCGGTCCTGGTGCATCCGCAGCTGGGAAAGTCGCCCAAGACGCCCAATAGCTGCAATAGTGGACAGGAGAACGCCTCCCAGGAGTCTGATGACTTTCTTCAGGACAAAGAGTGCCTGCCCACCGAGAACGTGGCCGTCATTGAGGATCTGATGAGCGAAGAGAAGATGGAGAACCTTCGGGCCATGGTCAATGGAAATGTGCGCAAGAAACTCTACTTCAATCCGGCCTACTTTGAGCCACATCTGCTGGCG GAGCCGCCACAAGCTGCCATTGAGTTTCTGCAGAAGATCCGCGAGGTCATCGCCATCGCTAAGTACAAGATGGCCGCCAAGCGCTACCAGCCCTCACTCAACATCATTcccgaggagcagcagcccgaGTCCAGCAGCTCTCCGTCCATGTACCAGCTTTCCCTCCAGCAGAATCTCTCGACCAAGAGCGGAATGGGAGACAAGCGAAACAGCATCGAGCAGTGGCTGCAGAGTGTCCCGAATTCGGACTCTCCGCAGCAACAAAAGACCCTCGACAGACCCACTCCGACAGCGGCCAAGAAGAACTCGGGCTCGCCCACAAAGGGCTCGCCCACAAAAGGCTCCCTAAGGAGAGAGATAACAGCGCCCAAGGAAcggccgccaccgccgcccatGCAAAAGGCAGTCAAGGCGGAGGAAGGCCCCACATCCTCACCCTCTCCAAAGCCAGCATCAAGCAGGTCCggtccagagccagagccgggaAAGACCAATGCCAACTCCTACGAGAGCTTCTCCTCCTACTCGATGGCCGCCAATGTGTACGGATTCGCGGAGACGGGCGGGGAGATCTACAACAATCCAAAGTTCATGCTGGCGGACTCTCCGGCCGGCTCCATGAGGAGCAGCTCCAGTCGCTCCAAATCGTTGCGTAAGCGGAGCGATGTACTGGACCAGTTTGCAGCCGCCAACTCCACGCCCACCTCACTGACATCCTTTGACCGGCAGCACTACAACATGCTGCGGAACATGAAGCCGGCGGAGATCATCTACGACTCGCTGAAGCGGGAGTACGGGGCTCATATACCCACGCCCGACTACGACAGCACCATTGAGAAGAAGATCAAGGACATATACAGCAGCACCCAGAGCAGCATTCCCTCGGTGCCCACGCCGGACTACAGCTCCCTCAGCCGCAAGTCCCTGAAGCAATTCCAGCCAGACTCTCCCATCTATAGGCGCAAGTCGCCGCAGTATCTGATCGTGGACTACGAGACGGACAGCCTGGAACGGCTCGAGCCGAGCAAGCGCAAGAGTTCCCACTCCTCCAGTTCGCCCTCATCCGACGTCAGCTCCCAGTTGAGCCCCAGCCTGAGCACCGCCCTGCccctggaggaggagctggagatcAGCCACACGGTCTACGATCGTCTGAACGGCTTTCGCAAGGAGGGTGATCTGAAGAAGCGCCTGGCCGGCAAGAATCCGCAGTTggtgcagcagcggcagaaggaGGCCGCGGCCCGCATCAAGTACGACACACCTTTTCGGGGCAGCATGACCATCGAGGTGGAACACGAGCCCCCCTCCGATCTGGAGCGTACGGACAGCGACCAGTTCGAGCCGGACACTCTCGATCGAAAGCCCAAGAAGCAGAGCTTTTGCGACATCAACGCCTGGGATGGCCATgggcgccagcagcagcagatgagcAGCGATTCCTACGTAGATTCGGACTACAACCAGATCAACTCACTGCCAGATTTGAGTCGCGGGAGTCCGGTGAGCAGTCAGGCCATCAAGCCGCGAACGGCTTCCTTTATTCTGAAGTCTAGCCACTCGTTCCGTAATCTGCGAGAGATCTACGAGTCCCCGCTGGTGGCACAGGAGAGCTGCAAGTGCGAGAGGAAGCCGACAGCCGAGGAGGAGGGCCGCATCCTCACCCTTGAGGCGAAGCACTCGCGGCGACAGCGGGGCATGCAGTCCTCGCCCACCCACTCAGTGGTGGATGTGGCCAAGGTGAACAAGACAACCATCACGATATCCTCGCCCAAGCCGGTGGAGAAGCAGCAGGACAAGAGTAGGGCACTGGGGCACAGGAATCCCTCAAAGGCCAATCAGCACTATTGTCCTCCACTGGTGCAGAGCAAGcggccactgccgccgccgccgccctccCAAACGGCGGGGGAGAGCCAGACACAGGATGAGGATGCTTACAGCATGCACAGCGAGGTCACGGAGGTGACCGGGGTCACTTCGGAGTTCGAGAACTCCTGCAACAACACCATGTCCAGCGCGATATCGGCCACAACTGAGGAGCGAGGCTATGCCAAGCAGTCCAAGGAGATCCACGGCAAGTCTCAGTCCCACAAGCAGTCCCACCTGGAGGCCGACTACGACGCGATGTACAACAAGAAGATCAACAGCCTGCGCAACGACTACAGCCTGACAAAGTATCTCAATCGCCGCAAGAGTCACCAGCGCGAGGAAGCCTCTGAGCCAGCGCAGGAGCGCAAGGACAACCCGGAACCGGAGttcaccagcagcaacaatgccaAGAGCCTGAAGGACGTGGATCTCAACCAGTTTGATGCCTTGTCGATCAGCTCGCGCTCGAACCGGAGCAGCGGTCACCTGTCGGAACGTACCAAGGAGATGTACCGCAATGCGGGAGTGCCCGTGGGCATAGCCTATCCCCAGCGGGCGGCGGCCAACAGCTCTGGAAACGCCAACCAGAGCAGTGTGCAGACCGTCTACCGGTGCGAGATAGAGCCGGCTCAGCTGACGGCGGGCATGCAGATCGCCATCGGCCTGAAGGATCGGGCTAAGAAGGCCAAGGATCTGAAGAATGCGTGGCGCAAGTTCGTTACCATGGCGGCCAACAAGTTCAGCCCCAGCCAGAGCCCGGCCCCCACATACGGCACCAAGAATGCTGCGGGCTTCCTGGAGGCCCTGGATCGAGATGAGGGCATCGCCACCATCATTGAGAACGCGGCGCAGTCCGCTGGCATGGGACACGGGCCTGGCAGTCAGAACTACTATGAGCAGCGATTCGGGCAGCTGGATAGCGGCTACATGAGCACGGACTCCACAGAGCTCTACAAGCGCAATGTCTACGATCGGTACAACTTCAAGATGATGACGGGGCGCGGCCAGATCATCCGGGTGGACACCATAGAGGACAACGAGGAGGAGAGCGGGCCCAATGACAGTCGCTTCGAGGATCTGGAGCATATGGTCTCGCCTGGCCACAGCCGCCGCTCTCCAGATAACGTTGCCGGCGACGATCTGAGCGATGCCGACTCCGACAAGACCTTGACTCGCTCCCACTCGCGCTCCCACTCGCAGGCAAACTCCCAGGAGCTGAATGTCCGCGGAAGCACAACCACGATGTCATCCTACTCCTCGGAGGAAGAGGCCGGGCGGGGCCACAGCACTTGCTGTGGATCATCCGAGACGGACGAAGAGACCAATGCAGAGGACATGTGGGAGTCCGGGGCGGAGAGCATAGAGACCCACTCTGTTCTCTACAAAATGATCAGAAAGAGCTAG
- the LOC4805102 gene encoding trypsin-7-like — MLRILVAFCLLGVGASLADPVHLNAEVQVPLPDGRIVGGQDTDVINYPHQISMRYRGNHRCGGSLYSTNIIISAAHCVSTLDSPADLTIVAGSTRISIKTQELPVRKIIIHPNYRTLNNDYDAAILITDGDFIFNELAHPIPLAQERPEHGSAVIVTGWGTTTENGYLSNVLQEVEVNVVENSQCKKAYSIMLTSRMLCAGVTGGGKDACQGDSGGPLIYNNQLLGIVSWGTGCARENYPGVYASVPELRSWLLETIESYENVGKIDFL, encoded by the coding sequence ATGCTACGGATTTTGGTCGCGTTCTGTTTGCTCGGAGTTGGAGCCTCTCTGGCAGATCCCGTCCACCTCAACGCTGAGGTGCAAGTGCCGCTGCCCGATGGCCGCATCGTGGGCGGACAGGATACGGATGTCATCAATTATCCACATCAGATCTCGATGCGCTACAGGGGCAATCATCGCTGTGGCGGCAGCCTCTATTCGACCAACATAATCATCAGTGCCGCCCATTGCGTGAGCACTTTGGACAGCCCAGCAGACCTCACCATTGTGGCCGGTTCCACGAGGATCAGCATAAAGACGCAGGAGCTGCCGGTCCGCAAGATTATCATTCATCCAAACTACAGGACTCTCAACAACGACTACGATGCGGCCATTCTCATCACCGACGGAGACTTCATCTTCAACGAATTGGCCCATCCCATTCCACTCGCCCAAGAGCGTCCGGAGCATGGCTCAGCAGTGATAGTCACCGGCTGGGGCACCACCACTGAAAACGGCTATTTGTCCAACGTCCTGCAGGAGGTGGAAGTGAACGTGGTCGAGAACAGTCAGTGCAAGAAAGCCTACTCGATAATGCTCACCAGTCGCATGCTCTGCGCCGGCGTGACCGGCGGTGGCAAGGACGCCTGCCAGGGCGATTCCGGTGGCCCCCTGATCTACAACAATCAACTGCTGGGCATCGTCTCCTGGGGCACGGGCTGTGCGCGAGAGAACTACCCGGGCGTGTATGCCTCCGTGCCAGAGCTGCGCAGCTGGCTGTTGGAGACTATCGAATCCTACGAAAATGTGGGGAAAATCGACTTTCTGTAA
- the LOC6898784 gene encoding transmembrane protease serine 9-like → MNKARSAFAAALLLLAICAANADLEGRIVGGVDTSNYFAKYVVQLRRRSSTSSAYAQTCGGSVLDSRTIVTAAHCVYNRQAENFLVVAGTDNRAGMDGLVVRVEQLIPHENYNATTTDNDIALVIVSPPLPLTDASRIGAIQAATEQPPVGAVATVSGWGYTQESGLSSNKLQQVQVPLVDSVQCQDTYYWRPISEAMLCAGLPDGGKDACQGDSGGPLVVNNQLVGIVSWGEGCARPNTPGVYANVAHFKNWIAQQRAKRFLWFLSSSVIYAHKAYRPEYCSTSAKGIQNTIYGTNIVDRLLDKPYNSRYRRWDYQSSILRQLSNMSRSLLSSLCALLCLVAVARSMPVHEDEATSQGPRIVGGYVTDVSQTPYQISLRYKGITTPTNPFRHRCGGSIISSTMVVTAAHCIIGTVASQFKVVAGTNLLSGTDGIIVSVSKIIMHEEYFSGAAYNNDIALLIVDPPLPINNFTIKAIELASEPPLAGAVSKISGWGTTSSGGVASNVLLAVDVPIVSNEDCNKDYEDFGDDTYQITPAMLCAGVRGVGGKDACQGDSGGPLVVRDQLHGVVSWGNACALANYPGVYASVANLRPWLDSKIAEEANLVRFEPVACANRPPVHIPSGTMCIRELQMMGPLLLLLLAATGSSASASALAQPEARIINGTTVDIGRHPYLVSLRYRRTETSSYMHECGAVIYSEQAVVTTAQCLWNLPEGTKVLAVAAANTRNGSDGLVVPVSNWTLHPSFDYITVDYDIAVLILDSPLNLTRFGVRSIGIRPQRPAVGRLATIAGWGYREEGGPSSYRLEQAQVPIVSSEQCNQIYGTGEVTDRMVCAGNVAQGGIDACQGDTGGPLVIDDQLVGLVSWGRGCARPGYPSVYTYVGSLKSWIDETLAASGAQ, encoded by the exons ATGAACAAAGCTCGATCCGCGTTCGCCGCCGCCCTTCTTTTGCTGGCCATCTGCGCCGCGAATGCTGACCTGGAAGGCCGCATTGTGGGTGGCGTGGACACCTCCAATTACTTTGCCAAATATGTGGTACAGCTACGCAGACGCAGCTCCACCAGCAGCGCCTATGCGCAGACCTGCGGCGGAAGCGTTCTGGACAGCCGGACGATTGTGACCGCTGCCCATTGCGTATACAACCGACAGGCGGAGAACTTCCTGGTGGTGGCCGGGACCGACAACCGGGCTGGAATGGATGGCCTGGTGGTGCGCGTGGAGCAGCTGATCCCTCACGAGAACTACAATGCCACCACAACGGATAACGACATCGCTCTGGTGATCGTctcgccaccgctgccgctgacgGACGCCAGCAGGATTGGAGCGATTCAGGCAGCCACAGAGCAGCCGCCAGTGGGCGCAGTGGCCACTGTCAGCGGATGGGGCTACACCCAGGAGAGCGGCCTGTCCTCCAATAAGCTGCAGCAGGTGCAGGTACCGCTTGTGGACAGCGTTCAATGCCAGGATACTTACTACTGGCGACCCATCAGCGAGGCCATGCTCTGTGCAGGACTGCCAGACGGGGGCAAGGATGCCTGCCAGGGCGACTCCGGCGGACCGCTGGTCGTCAACAATCAGCTCGTCGGAATCGTGTCCTGGGGCGAGGGCTGTGCCCGTCCCAATACTCCCGGTGTCTATGCGAATGTGGCCCACTTCAAGAACTGGATCGCCCAGCAACGGGCCA AACGGTTTCTATGGTTTTTGTCGTCCAGTGTTATATACGCTCATAAAGCGTATCGCCCGGAGTATTGCTCTACAAGTGCTAAAGGTATCCAGAATACAATTTATGGTACGAATATAGTTGACCGACTGCTTGATAAGCCTTACAATAGTCGGTACCGCCGCTGGGACTATCAGTCCTCGATTCTCCGCCAACTGTCGAACATGTCGCGCTCATTGCTGTCCAGCCTTTGTGCCCTGCTCTGTCTAGTGGCAGTGGCCAGGTCTATGCCCGTGCACGAGGATGAGGCGACCAGCCAGGGCCCACGCATTGTGGGCGGCTACGTGACGGATGTGTCCCAAACGCCCTACCAGATCTCGCTGCGGTACAAGGGGATTACGACGCCAACGAATCCCTTCCGCCACAGGTGCGGAGGCTCCATCATCAGCAGTACGATGGTCGTGACTGCGGCCCACTGCATCATTGGCACGGTGGCCAGTCAGTTCAAGGTGGTGGCCGGGACCAACCTGCTCAGCGGCACCGACGGCATCATCGTCTCCGTGTCGAAGATCATCATGCACGAAGAGTACTTCTCTGGAGCTGCCTATAACAACGATATTGCCCTGCTGATTGTGGATCCGCCGCTGCCGATCAACAACTTCACCATCAAGGCCATCGAGTTGGCCTCGGAGCCCCCGCTGGCCGGTGCCGTCAGCAAGATCAGCGGTTGGGGAACCACTTCCTCGGGTGGCGTTGCCTCCAACGTGCTGCTCGCCGTTGATGTCCCAATCGTGAGCAACGAGGACTGCAACAAGGACTACGAAGACTTTGGCGATGATACCTACCAGATCACACCAGCCATGCTGTGCGCTGGCGTACGTGGAGTGGGTGGCAAGGATGCCTGTCAGGGTGACTCCGGCGGCCCGCTGGTCGTCCGCGATCAGCTCCACGGCGTTGTTTCCTGGGGCAACGCCTGTGCCCTGGCCAACTATCCCGGTGTCTACGCCAGTGTCGCGAACCTGAGGCCCTGGCTTGATTCCAAGATAGCGGAAGAAGCAAATCTC gTTCGATTCGAACCAGTTGCCTGTGCAAATCGACCGCCAGTCCACATCCCCAGCGGAACAATGTGCATCCGAGAGCTTCAGATGATGGggccgctcctgctgctgctgctggcagcaacaggctcctccgcctccgcctcggcCTTGGCCCAGCCGGAAGCGCGAATCATCAACGGCACCACAGTGGACATTGGACGGCATCCATACCTGGTCTCCTTGCGGTATCGTCGCACCGAGACGTCCAGCTACATGCACGAGTGTGGCGCAGTGATATACTCTGAGCAGGCCGTGGTCACCACTGCCCAGTGTTTGTGGAACCTGCCGGAGGGCACCAAAGTACTGGCCGTGGCCGCCGCAAACACCCGCAATGGCAGCGACGGACTTGTGGTCCCAGTCTCCAACTGGACGCTTCACCCCAGCTTCGACTACATCACCGTCGACTACGACATCGCCGTTTTGATCCTGGATTCGCCCTTGAATCTAACCCGATTCGGCGTTCGCTCCATAGGCATTCGACCGCAGCGTCCGGCCGTGGGGCGGCTGGCCACAATCGCCGGCTGGGGCTATCGCGAAGAGGGGGGCCCCTCCAGCTACCGGCTGGAGCAGGCTCAAGTGCCCATCGTCAGCTCGGAGCAGTGCAACCAGATCTACGGCACTGGTGAAGTCACCGATCGAATGGTCTGCGCGGGAAATGTGGCTCAGGGTGGTATTGATGCCTGCCAAGGCGACACCGGCGGTCCACTGGTCATCGACGACCAGCTGGTTGGCCTCGTGTCCTGGGGGCGCGGCTGTGCCCGTCCTGGCTACCCCTCAGTCTACACCTACGTGGGCAGCCTGAAGAGTTGGATCGATGAAACCCTGGCGGCCAGTGGGGCGCAGTAA
- the thetaTry gene encoding trypsin theta, with protein MHGLVALLACLAVGSAWAGTVSVARSPFAREGRIVGGEDTTIQAHPYQVSLQTKRGSHFCGGSLVNKNTVVTAAHCLQGRTASKVYVRLGSTLYNEGGLVVSVRVLAYNEKYSSSTMEFDVGILKLAEDVEETEDIRYIELAKETPATGTPAIVTGWGSKCYFWCMTLPKVLQAVTVYIVDWQLCASDEYKYGEIIYDTMVCAYEKKKDACQGDSGGPLVAENKLVGIVSWGYGCASNLLPGVYASVPALRDWIVENAESL; from the coding sequence ATGCACGGATTAGTAGCACTGTTGGCCTGCCTGGCTGTGGGCAGTGCCTGGGCAGGGACTGTCAGCGTCGCTCGCAGTCCCTTCGCGCGAGAGGGTCGCATAGTGGGCGGCGAGGACACCACTATACAGGCCCATCCCTACCAGGTGTCGCTGCAGACAAAGCGTGGCTCCCACTTTTGCGGAGGCAGCTTGGTCAACAAGAACACCGTGGTGACTGCGGCTCATTGTCTGCAGGGCCGCACGGCCTCCAAGGTCTATGTCCGCCTCGGTTCCACGCTGTACAATGAGGGGGGACTGGTGGTGTCGGTCCGAGTGCTGGCATACAACGAGAAATACAGCTCCAGCACCATGGAGTTTGATGTGGGAATCTTGAAGCTGGCCGAGGACGTTGAGGAGACAGAAGATATCCGGTACATAGAGCTGGCCAAAGAGACGCCAGCCACGGGCACGCCAGCCATTGTCACTGGGTGGGGATCTAAGTGCTACTTCTGGTGCATGACCCTGCCAAAGGTTCTTCAGGCAGTGACCGTATACATCGTGGACTGGCAGTTGTGTGCCTCGGATGAGTACAAGTACGGCGAGATCATCTACGACACCATGGTATGTGCCTACGAAAAGAAGAAGGATGCCTGCCAGGGCGACTCCGGTGGTCCTCTGGTGGCCGAGAACAAGCTCGTGGGCATTGTGTCCTGGGGCTATGGCTGCGCCTCAAATCTGCTGCCCGGCGTCTATGCCAGTGTGCCCGCTCTGCGTGATTGGATCGTTGAGAATGCCGAAAGTCTGTAG
- the alphaTry gene encoding trypsin alpha, with product MLKFVILLSAVACALGGTIPEGLLPQLDGRIVGGSATTISSFPWQISLQRSGSHSCGGSVYSANIIVTAAHCLQSVSASTLQVRAGSTYWNSGGTVVKVASFKNHEGYNANTMVNDIAVIRLSSSLGLSSNIKAIALATYNPANGASAAVSGWGTQSSGSSSIPTTLQYVNVNIVSQSQCASSTYGYGSQIKSTMICAYASGKDACQGDSGGPLVSGGNLVGVVSWGYGCAYANYPGVYADVAVLRTWVVSAANSI from the coding sequence ATGCTGAAGTTCGTGATCTTGTTGTCGGCTGTCGCCTGCGCCCTGGGAGGCACCATCCCAGAGGGTCTCCTGCCCCAGCTGGATGGCCGCATTGTTGGAGGCTCCGccaccaccatcagcagcTTCCCCTGGCAGATCTCCCTGCAGCGCAGTGGCTCCCACTCCTGCGGTGGCTCGGTCTACTCCGCCAACATCATTGTGACCGCTGCTCACTGCCTGCAGTCCGTGTCCGCCTCGACCCTCCAGGTCCGTGCCGGTTCCACCTACTGGAACTCCGGCGGCACCGTCGTCAAGGTTGCATCCTTCAAGAACCACGAGGGCTACAACGCCAACACCATGGTCAACGACATCGCTGTCATCAGGCTGAGCTCTTCCCTGGGCCTCAGCTCTAACATCAAGGCCATTGCCCTCGCTACCTACAACCCAGCCAATGGAGCCTCTGCCGCCGTTTCTGGATGGGGCACCCAGTCCTcgggctccagctccatcccCACCACCCTGCAGTATGTGAACGTGAACATCGTCAGCCAGTCGCAGTGCGCTTCCTCCACCTACGGTTATGGCAGCCAAATCAAGTCCACCATGATCTGCGCTTATGCCAGCGGCAAGGATGCCTGTCAAGGCGATTCCGGCGGCCCATTGGTTTCCGGCGGAAATCTGGTCGGTGTTGTGTCCTGGGGCTATGGCTGCGCCTACGCCAACTACCCCGGTGTCTACGCCGATGTTGCTGTCCTCCGCACCTGGGTTGTCAGTGCTGCCAACTCGATCTAA
- the epsilonTry gene encoding trypsin epsilon — MLRFVVLLSAIACALGGTIPEGLLPQLDGRIVGGYETSIEAHPYQVSLQRSGSHFCGGSIYSHDIVITAAHCLQSIEAKDLKVRVGSTYWRSGGSVHSVRAFRNHEGYDASTMVNDIAIIRIESDLSFRSSIREIRIASSNPREGAKAVVSGWGTTESGGSTIPDHLLAVDLKIVDREKCASDEFSYGSKIKDTMICAYAEHKDACQGDSGGPLVSGSRLVGVVSWGYGCGDVRYPGVYADVAHFHEWIEKTADDV; from the coding sequence ATGTTGAGATTTGTAGTACTTCTGTCGGCTATTGCCTGCGCTTTGGGCGGAACCATCCCCGAGGGTCTCCTGCCCCAGCTGGATGGCCGCATTGTCGGTGGCTACGAGACCAGCATCGAGGCTCACCCTTACCAGGTGTCCCTGCAGCGCAGCGGATCCCACTTCTGCGGTGGCTCCATCTACTCCCACGACATCGTCATCACTGCTGCTCACTGCCTGCAGTCGATTGAGGCCAAGGATCTGAAGGTCCGCGTGGGCAGCACCTACTGGCGTTCCGGCGGCAGCGTGCACTCGGTGCGTGCTTTCAGGAACCACGAGGGATACGACGCCAGCACCATGGTCAACGACATTGCCATCATCCGCATCGAGTCCGACCTGAGCTTCCGCTCGAGCATTAGGGAAATCCGCATTGCCAGCTCCAACCCACGCGAAGGAGCCAAGGCTGTTGTCTCCGGCTGGGGCACCACCGAGTCCGGCGGCAGCACCATTCCCGACCATCTATTGGCCGTCGACCTCAAGATCGTTGATCGCGAGAAGTGCGCCTCCGACGAGTTCAGCTATGGCAGCAAGATCAAGGACACCATGATCTGCGCCTACGCCGAGCACAAGGATGCCTGCCAGGGCGATTCTGGCGGTCCCCTGGTCTCCGGCAGCCGTCTCGTTGGCGTTGTCTCCTGGGGCTATGGCTGCGGCGATGTGAGGTATCCCGGTGTCTATGCTGACGTCGCCCACTTCCACGAGTGGATCGAGAAGACCGCCGACGATGTCTAA